In candidate division WOR-3 bacterium, the sequence TGAGAAGCGCTCGATTGAAGTGCACTTGCTTGACGAGAAGCTTGAGATGCCTCCGCTTGCTGCTGCGGTGCGTTTTGTTGAGCGGCTCCGGCCGGAAAGGAAATTCTCCGACCTGTCAGCACTCGCCGACCGGATTGCCGAAGACGTGGCCTTAGCTCGGAGAATACTTGTCGGCTGAAACTGTTGACAAGCACTTAGCGTCAGACAGGATTATGAACGCCATGACGAATGCCAATTTTCCGACGGTCAATCAAAAAGCAGAACAGTTGGCGAAAAAGCATCGCTCTACGGTTGGCTGTCGTCGGTATACTCGAACGGAGGTTTGGTCATGATAGCGTACGTTGCGTTTGCCTTACTGCTCGGCATTAGCATTGTACCGCCGCCTGACTCCTTGGTTCTGCCGATCCGTGCCGATACACTGACTGATACCGAACTGACAATGTTCCCGCCTGAAGGCGCCCAGCTTCCACTCTGCTACCAAGTTGACTGGGGTGACGGCGAAACACTTGACTGGACTCAGCCCAGTAGAACCGATTACACCCGCTACCACCGTTATCGTCGCTACGGTGACTTCGAAGTCCGGGTAAGGGCCCGTGACCCTGAAGGTCGAGTCTCAGACTGGAGCAAGCCGCTCGTCGTGCATGTAACCGATCCGGTGCTGAAGTGGGTATTCCCAACATTCGAGCCAATTGTCGCCTCGCCGACCCTCGACGACAATGGCAACGTGTATGTCGGCGATGAGGACGGTTGGTTCTACTCCATTGACCCCAAAGGCCAGTTGCGCTGGAGCTATCAGGCAAAGGACGCAATCTATGCCGCGGCCGCCATCTTCCGAGACAATGTCTATGTGCCGTCAATGGACTCAAGTCTCTACTGCTTCGATATCCAGGGCAAACTGCGCTGGAAAACTTTCCTCGGTGATGAACTATATACAGCGCCAGCTGTCGATCCGAAGGGTAACCTATACATTGGTGGCGACGCCGGTACGCTGTACGCGCTGTCAAGCCGAGGCCAGGTCCGCTGGCGATACAAGACTGGCGATGAGATTTCGTCGTCACCGACAATCGGCGTCAATGGTCTTATCTACATTACCTCTGATTCAGTGTACTGTCTTGACTCTCGTGGCCGGCGACGCTGGGCATTTGGTACGCCGAACGGCGACTACTTCTTCGCAGGAGCAGTTCCGGACCTGGCCGGCAACGTCTATGTT encodes:
- a CDS encoding PQQ-binding-like beta-propeller repeat protein, which encodes MIAYVAFALLLGISIVPPPDSLVLPIRADTLTDTELTMFPPEGAQLPLCYQVDWGDGETLDWTQPSRTDYTRYHRYRRYGDFEVRVRARDPEGRVSDWSKPLVVHVTDPVLKWVFPTFEPIVASPTLDDNGNVYVGDEDGWFYSIDPKGQLRWSYQAKDAIYAAAAIFRDNVYVPSMDSSLYCFDIQGKLRWKTFLGDELYTAPAVDPKGNLYIGGDAGTLYALSSRGQVRWRYKTGDEISSSPTIGVNGLIYITSDSVYCLDSRGRRRWAFGTPNGDYFFAGAVPDLAGNVYVGNEDGRIYCIGPDGRQRWCAPVPDEDEIKTEVVIAPGDTLYVGSDGYYLFRKAPGDVARLVYEVDDYLISTPAISSNRTLYFLPDDGFVYAVSATGRRVWRYEVAMEEKDLYYTSSPVIGPDGTVYVGSWDGGLYAFEGDGPPARSLWPQYRHDAQHTGRLTRLPKR